TCCTGTCGGTCATGTGTTTGGAAGGTGATATAAACATATCCCCCAATTTTTTCCCTAATActctcaaggtttcaaggtttcaaggttttatttgtcatatgcatagcagatacagcgtatatgttggcaatgaaaatcttatgtcgcgtgctcctccaacaactccacatacatggtgcaaataacataaataaaatagtgcaaaaagagagaagaatatttacagtaacaacaaacTCAAGTACTCAAAGTACTAGGAATTAGAAAAAATGCAATAGGCTACatagagaaaaagaaagcataACAGTACGTGATCGTATGTGTCTCCAGATAGTGGCTACAACTTTATTCAACGACCAAGGTAAGGTAACAGACATTTGCAAGCACATAAGCTGTTGTAAGACTTTGTGGAGCTGAGCGTTTAATTGTTGCAAATACATAACAGTTGAATAAAAATGCAAGTCATGAGAACTGAATACGTTTCCACATAATGTAAGGATTAATCAAAGTCACAGATTTATTGACAGACTGATGCTTTATCAGTAGAATGGGTGGAGGAGAGTAGTATGGATGCCATTAACAGAGAATTCTTTCACTCCAGCTCCACCCACATTCTTTAGGCTTTGGCATCCAGTCTGCCACAATGCTGTCGAGCCTGGTTCGCCTGCAGATTAGAGTCATTAATTATCAGGCCCTTCATCAATGATTATCGAGATAATCAGTCGCTCTGCAGCATGGTCTGCAGGGGAATTAAATCCTCTCCTGCACgggttgataaaaaaagaggtCAGTTGGTCAAATGACGTCCGGTCCCCGTTGCTACGTCACTCCTGGAGGAATTTCAAATGGTTGTCTGAAGAAAAGGTGTGTCACTCTGCGCAATAATAAAGCAACCCCCAGGCGAAAAATTGAAATTGGATCCGTAATAACAGAATAAGTGCAAATACTATTGAAAAGGGTTttttggagaggaaaaaagTTGCTAGTCAAATTTCCAATGCCACCgtgtagaaatactcagttAAACCAAAAACTGCCGGAATAAACTAACTGAATTAAAAGTGCAGGTAATTgcctttatatatacagtctatgttaTTAGCGTAGGAATGCTATTTGCCAGTGCCAGGAATCATAATCcataacaaaacataattcattactttatttgtgtttttattaatgatctaaacatttaaatgtcgTCAAAAATAAGTAAAGAATTGAGGGATAAATTACCTTCAAATTGAAGTGGGgtagaaatataaaaagcataacatgaaaatacttaagtaaaagtatctAAAATTTGTTACATTCTAACAGTGATTACCTCTACTTTTTATACTTGTATTTCTTtgacaataataatgataatttgtctttttgtaatttgttttccCTGAGGAGTGAgacctcttttcctcctcctgtctgaAAGGGGCGTTGTTGTGTAACCGCCGGCAGCCATTACTCGGTCCCCGCCCTGAAATCTTTAAATACCAACGGTGAACCGTTACACGAGAATACACACCCAGTGATGTGCTGACATTatccattatttttatttaaagaacgTATAACTTCACACTTTAGTTTTATTTGCACCATGGAGCTAGACAGACGTCTGCTGCTGGCTCACTGCGCGGCTCATGCCCTCTCTGTGGCGGCCGGTCTACTGGTGGTCGTCCCCATGGCTCTGAACGGATCCGCGTTTAAAGGCCGTTGTGCACTCTTCTCCACCGGCTTCTGGAGGACTGAGGAGCAGGCAGAGCTGACGGGGCAGCCGGGAGACGTCTCTCACCTGGTGGTACAACAGTGGGGCCCACCCGCTGCCTGCCAGTTCGCCACATTTGTTGCTATTTTCACGGTGCTGTACGGAGCAGCGCAGGGCTGGAGGAGCCTCTTCTATCTGCACGGACGACATGATGAGTGAGTACcacatttaatataaactgCAGCATTGACCTGATTATACTACACTCCCTTATATTATTGCAATACTTGtgctttatttgagtatttgtaCTTGATagtactttgacttttgactccattacatttatcagaatcaacagtggtgtaaaataagtacatttattcaaatactgttaagttaaaaacaatttttgtacttttaccccaCAACAATTCAGTGGTAAATCGTGCACTTTTACTtccctacatttatttaatatatgtaGTTATTTTTGCAGTGTTGGATTTATGATGTGTAATATAATCAatacttaaatcagactttagttacacctggagcaacatttaaaagctaACCTGCAGCATATATAGTCATTCAAAtgagctgcacctttaccagctttgataaacactttaatgcatcaatatttataatcacacatgatatttattattctgaaatggacaaATCTgctaatgagtacttttactttcgtTACTGgggtatattttgatgccaatactttaaTTTCACTTGAGTCATATTTTGAtggcaggacttttacttttgtgtcTATACTAAATAGCTGCCAGTTAATGCAATGGAGGTAATGTATTAACCTTTAACCTTCTTGTTTATTTGAAAGTGATCTTATGTCTAATGGCtgtctatttgtgtgtttctgcgtAGCACCCTGTTTTCATCCTTCCTGACGGttgtgctgagtgtgtgtgtgctcttcctGTCTGGAGGGGCCAGTGTTATCTTGTCTCTGGGCTTCTACTCCTGGTGCGACACCGTGACTAATCTCAATACACGACCATACAGGTACACACATTGTCTGTTGGTGAATCACTCTGTATGCAAGAAGAATCTTCTGTATATACTCCTATAAAcccaatcaaataaaaaaacagtgaacatttatgtgtgagtgttttttggGATAATTTCTCATTCCttcacgttttgtttttgtccagcTGTGCAGAGTATCAGTCGGTTCCACTTTACCTGGATGTGGACACTTCCTCTTTCTACACAGAGCTCAGTCTGGCACAGGTAGGACCACTTAAACATGTACaccaaaaggaaaacatataaCATTTTGTACATCCGTGagataaatatttttttacaaattcttGAAAGATATTGACCAATTTATCTTTCGATTTCAGAGAAGCAGAAGATCATTAGAGCTGTGTCAATATCGTTCACACTGATAACTTTGCAGATTcagaatattatttaaaaatatagtaTTATTCACAAGCTACCTCAAccttattaatattatataaataatataaatatatagaataaGTCAGAATACACTGTATGACTTTTCACAATCCAAAAATCTAAGGAAGttggagtttttttgtttgtttgtttgccatGTAAAGTTTACTTCTTCCTCAAAAGTTTTTCCCCTTGGTAATTCCTGGCTCTTCCACCACAGACACAAACCAGCCTGCATGGCCTTGATATTTTCATGATGTAAGTGTGACTGTAAGCTTATTACTCACACCTCGTGTCCTCAGGCGTCTCTGTGGGGAGTGACGGCTCTGTGGCTGGCTCAGTCCATCCTGGCGTTCCTGCGGCTCTACCACTCCCACAGCCAGCACATCACCGGGCCCTGTGGCCCCCGAGagaaggagctgctgctgagacaCAGTCCTTCCGAAAGCGGCTCCCCCACACCTCCGACCTCCGCCACTCCCACCATCTTTGTCTAACTGAGAGGTATTGATACCAGATGATGCACTCTGCTGTAAAAAATaggttttaaatgtcatttcacCCCTTATCACTACTGCATGTAGAATATGGGCATGaaagtgttattatttttgatataattCACATGTCATCATCTTATATAGTTTAACAGCCTGAGTGATAAACAGTATAGCAGTTTATGTAAGCTGATAATAGCAAAAATGTCATTCTAGAAATGCCAAAGAATTGTTTCAGGTAATTTAAAACAGAGTGGATGGCAGACTTCATTATAAACTATAAGATGTTGAGAATCACTAAAACACTACAACTTCAGTTTCTGCCTTTTATGTTTGACTAAATTTGAGCCACAGACCAAGCAtctatttttttgttatcataAATACCAATTCATCCTTAAAAAATTAATATTTCCAAAATCCTCAAAGACTCTTTTAACCATTTGGCTGAAAACAAATCCGTCCACTGCACACATGCTCATGTCATTTTAGAGTGCAATTGAGAGTAAccaaatggagaaaaacaccTCCAAGTTGTAATTTTTAGACATTTACAGCATTTAAATCCAGCTTCGGTGAAAATAACTACAGAAGATTGAAAACTGTCAGTACAAGTGTTAGGGAAACCTTATTTAACATATAACcttatttaatagtttatgtTACAAATTATCTGCTGTGATGAGAACAATACAGGTACAGTTAGCATTTTGAGTACACACCAATTATGTGTAATGTATCTGTACATACACTACAGGTGTTTGCCACTTTTCCTTTTGAAAGGGAGCCCTcaataaaaggagaaaaacacgATCTGGTAATAAGTCACACAGAGGCCTTCCCGTGTTTTGCATATGCGACCTGTGAGGGAGGCCAGTGATTGTAACATGGTACTTAATATTTAACACAACAAAAGCAACTTAATTAGGCTAataatttcagaataatgtgtgaaaaacatcattttcttGTTCCCAAATGGcccaaattaaataaatgcagcattGCATAATGTATTTTCTATCTTGCTTTGTAATGCATGACAAAATATCTCTTTAGAATGACTTACATGTGTCATTTCCAgctacatgtttttgtttttatcttgcaACAATATTTTTGTTCACCTATATGGTTAAAAGAGTCTCAAATAGGTTTGAAAATGCCCACCTAACAATACTTAACGTTGTTAAACaatctgagaaatgttttttttctcgttCCTGTGTGAAAGGGATACAGGATAGCCACTAACTGACACGTCAAGTAAAATGGGATTTTATAGAACAAAAAAGACACACTCATTAGAATAGTtatatcaaatgtattcaagGATATATTAATCACAGTGTCAAAATATCTGTGTCATTTGATGGTGCATTATTAATGCAATATAGTACATACAAATCCCTGACGCACCACCAGCTACCAGATGGTGTTTGTCCTTCAgtctttgttaaatatattcaatatgCATGGTTGTTTACATTTCCTCTGGAGTCTGACATTTTGCACAGTTGTGTCCTCGTCAGGGACAATACACTTTGTCTGTTCTGAGTGTAATATTCAGATGTAGCACTGAGGcgcttttattgtgaagaaGCATGTGGTGAGTGTGACGGAGCCACCGAGTACCAGGCTCACTGTGTGAGCATGACCCAAATGTTCTGTTGTGTAACGGAGAAATCACTGCTGAACCCTCTCTCTTCTTGTGACGATTTCTATCATGATGCTGTTTGTAAGGACGTTGCCGCTGTCAGGACATTAATGGAGCAGTCAAATCATTGACGAGTAAAGAAGATACTAACTTTGCTGAGTGTCTAAAACAAATGATTCAAAGTTCTTTGTAAACTTCTCTCCTATTATCGTCCACCAAGTGGCTGTAATGAAACACAGATAGCGgagaaagaaatctgaagtacagagagaagaagtttaattgtaatatatgaaatgtttttgtattataaCTGAaaattgtgttgcttttttacctgtttgtgtttgttgaataaaaagctTCCCATCATGAAAGAATTTCTCAACTCCTAAATACCAAGAAGGTAACTTAATACTGACTTTTTGTTTAAGTTGAAAATGTAGTGTAGTAACTGAAGACGGAAAATACTGGAGATTATTAATTCAAAAGGTTTAAAGTATGTGCAGGGTTACTTTCCTAATGCTTACAAAGTTTTTTACAAGAGTCAATAATAGGATATTAATATCATTAATAATTTATTGGCATTTAATCATATCACTATTACCATCTCATTTGAACACAAAAGTCTGAAATTGTTT
The DNA window shown above is from Eleginops maclovinus isolate JMC-PN-2008 ecotype Puerto Natales chromosome 23, JC_Emac_rtc_rv5, whole genome shotgun sequence and carries:
- the zgc:153018 gene encoding transmembrane protein 179-like — translated: MELDRRLLLAHCAAHALSVAAGLLVVVPMALNGSAFKGRCALFSTGFWRTEEQAELTGQPGDVSHLVVQQWGPPAACQFATFVAIFTVLYGAAQGWRSLFYLHGRHDDTLFSSFLTVVLSVCVLFLSGGASVILSLGFYSWCDTVTNLNTRPYSCAEYQSVPLYLDVDTSSFYTELSLAQASLWGVTALWLAQSILAFLRLYHSHSQHITGPCGPREKELLLRHSPSESGSPTPPTSATPTIFV